Part of the Olsenella profusa DSM 13989 genome, CTTCGAGGCAGAGGGGCTCAAGATAACGTACAACCACATCATCATGAAGGTCGCGGCCCAGGCCCTGATGGAGTTCCCAGACATCAATGCGAGCTTTGACAGCGAGCAGCTGACGCGGCATGCCCACGCGAACGTCGGGCTTGCCGTCGCCAAGGGGGATGGCCTGATCGTCCCCAACGTGAAACGGGTGGAGGCCAAGGCGCTGAGGGAGGTCTCCCGCGAGACGGAGGGCCTGATAGCAGCCGTCCGGGACGGCAGCATCGGCATGGATGACGTCATGGGTGGGACGTTCTCCATCACGAACCTGGGACGGTATGGCGTCACGGGCTTCTCGCCCATCATCAATCAGCCTGAGCTGGCGATCCTGGGTGTCTGCGCCATCGTCGACACCCCGGTCGTGCGCGACGGCCGCGTGGTCATCCGTCCGATGATGAACCTCTGCCTGGCTGCCGACCACAGGGTCGTGGACGGCGTCATGGCCGCCGGGTTCCTACGGCGCATCGCGGAGCTCGTGGAGAATCCCTACCTGCTGCTGGCGTGAGGGGGCAAGAGCATGGACAGGACAGGAGCATCACGGGCAGCCACCTCCGGAAGCAGGACGGTCATCGTGATAGGGGGCGGGCCGGGAGGGTATGTTGCGGCAATCCGTGCCGCACAGCTCGGGGCCGCCGTCACCCTGATCGAGCGGGAGCACATTGGCGGCACCTGCCTCAACATCGGCTGCATACCGACCAAGTGCCTCCTCCACAGCGCGGAGCTGCTCTGTGAGATCCGGGACTGGGGGACGGAGGTCGGCATCGACGTGGATGGTGCGCGGGTCAACGTCCCCCAGCTCATGGCCCACAAGGACAGCGTGGTCAACCAGCTCACTTCCGGTGTGGCCGGGCTCCTTCGCCTCCACGGCGTCAAGGTGATCGAGGGTGAGGCGAGGTTCACCGGACGACGGGAGATCGAGCTGACCAGGCGGGATGGGTCAGGGGAGACGATGGGTGCCGATGACCTCGTCGTTGCCTCGGGCTCCGTCAACGCGGTGCCCCCCATCCCGGGCCTGAGGGAGGTGCCCGCCTGCATCGACTCGACGGGGGCCCTGGGGCTCACGCGCCTGCCCGAGTCGATGGTCGTGATTGGCGGCGGGGTGATCGGCGTGGAGCTGGCCTGCGCCTATGCGGCATTTGGAACGAGGGTCGATGTCGTCGAGGCGCTTGACCACGTGCTCCCGATGCTCGACGGCGACCTCACCAAGATCGGCATCGCACACATGAGGCGGATGGGCATCAAGCTCCACCTGTCCTGCCCCGTCCAGAGGGTGGAGGAGCGCGCCGGAGGGGCGACGGTCGTCTGCAGGGACGAGAATGCGGGCCAAGAGGTCACCTTCGAGGCCGAGAAGGTCCTCGTGGCGGTCGGGCGCGCGCCCAACACGGCCTCCCTCGACCTCGCGGCCGGCGGCATCGACAACGAACGGGGCGCCATCCGTGTCAACGACCGCATGCAGACGAACGTCAGGGGCGTGTATGCCATCGGGGACTGCGTGTGGGGGCATGCGCGGCTGGCCCACACGGCGATGGCCATGGGAGAGGTCGCCGCCGAGACCATCATGGGCCTGGAGGCACGGTACGACGAATCGACAAACCCCACCTGCGTCTACATGGAGCCGGAGGCGGCGTCGGTCGGCCTGACGGAGGAGCAGTGCCAGGAGCGGGACATCGCCTATCGAGCCGCGAGGTTCCCCCTGGCAGGCAACGGCAAGGCGCTGATCGAGAATGGTGGCGAGGGCCTGGTCAAGATCATCGCGGAGCCACGATACGACCAGATTCTGGGCATGCACATCATAGGGCCGCGAGCAACCGACCTCATCAGCGAGGGGGCCCTGGCGATTCGCCTGGAGGCAACGGTGGACGAGCTGGTGAGCACGATTCACGCGCACCCCACGATCTCCGAGGCCGTGAGGGAGGCGTCCCTCAGCTACTTCGGCCGCGCGATCCACGTCAAGAGCTGAGGGCCATACCAACGAGAAGGAGGTACTGGCATGAAGAGGGCCGCATTCATCTTCCTGGCACCCCAGACGGACCCGTCCGTGCATCGGGGCACCGTGAAGACGCCCACGATGGACCTGGATGCGATTGCCGTGCCCACCTACGCGGAGGCGGCACGGGTCGCGAAGGACCTCGTGGACCAGGGGCTCGGCATCATAGAGCTCTGCGGAGGGTTTGGCATCCGTGGCACGTACGTCGTCAAGCAGGCGGTTGGCGACAGGGCCAGGATCGGTGTCGTGCGCTTCGACGGGCATCCGGGACTGGATGACCGGTCGGGGGACGAGCTGTTCTGATATGTAGATAGAGCTGTCAAGAGGCAAGGCGGTCCCAGCCCGAGGTTCTTCGGGTTGGGGCCGTCTCCTATTGCCCGCCCCGCCGTGCTCCGCGCTGGTACGACGGACCATGGTCGGGGCCTCCTGTGGACGTGGCAGGCCGGACGACTCCTACGACCGAGCCTAGCCCACGATGCCCCATGAGGGCTACCGCTTCATGGAGCGAGGTCCCGACCGCTCCATATATCGTCTAGGGGTCAACGTTAACGCTACTTGACATAAGGTGAGTGGGGCGGATGTCGTGGCGTCGGCGTCCGCCCTCCCTACTCGAGGGGTGTCGCCCAAAGTGCACACGCAACGCGTTTCGCCCAGCGTTTGCCCAGTTGGCGTTTTCGAATATACGTTGCGTGTGCACTTTAGGCGGGGCACTTCAAGTATCACGATGCACGTCACCGTGATAACGCCTCCGCGTTTGTCGTTCCCGCGTTCCCTAGCGCCCCAGCGTGCCGTCAGGCGCGAGCAGCGACGGCGCGCAGGCGGGCTTGGTGGCCTCCCTACGAGGGAAAGACCGTCGACAGGACCTCCTCCATCGTGATGCCGCCAAACAGGGCACCGATCGCCTGCCGCTCCAAGACCTCGCGGACGGCATCCCTCCGATAGGGGCAGCCGACGAGTTCGTCCGTCAGCGTCCCAAGGGGCACCAGGGAGAGGAAGTCGCCGAAGAACCGGATGTCGGCGATCCTCTCCCGCGTGATGGACGCCCGCACCTCCAGCTCGCCGCCGTTCCACCAGCGCCTGTTGCGCAGGTCATAGGCCGGGGAGCGCCCAAAGACCCATTCCCAGCTGTCGTACTTCTCCGCCTGCAGGCGACGGACCAGGTCCAGCTCCCCATCGTCCAGCTCGTCGGGCACGAGGCCGTCCCCCGCCAGGGCCTGTCTCACATAGGCCCAGAATTCGGGGAGGGTCATGTCGCAGCCCCTCCGTGCCAGGCACGCGCGGATGTTGCCGATCCTGCCCCGGACGGACTGGGCGCGCTTTGCGCGAAACTTCTGGGGATCCACCCGCAGGGCGCCGGCGATGAGGGACGGATCCGAATCGAAGAGGAGCGTCCCATGATGAAGGACCCTCCCCCCGGCCAGCCGCTGCGCCGTCCCCGACACCTTCCTCCCATCGACGACGATGTCGTTGCGACCGGAGGCGTGTGCGCCGAGGCCCAGCCCACGCAGGGCCTCGACGATGGGCAGGGTGAAGCGCCCCAGCATCAGGTGGCTCGCGTCCCCCGCGTCGGCCATGAACGAGTAGTTGAGGTTCCCGAGGTCATGGTAGACCGCACCGCCACCCGTCGTGCGGCGGGCGACCCTTATGCCGTGCTCGCGGACGAAGCGTTGGTCGATCTCCGCCTCCGCGTTCTGGTTCTGCCCGAGGACGATGGTGTTGTCGTTCTGCCAGAGCATCAGGTAGGTGGCATCGCGGCGGCTCAGGAGGACGTGCTCCTCAAACGCCAGGTTGAAGTCTGGGTCCACGGATCCCGTCTCGAGGTAGTGGATGATGCCGGTCATGGCAGCTCCCCTCTCCTGGTCGTTGCAGCTCCCTTCGGGCCCACAGGCGTGAGCCGCCGAGGTATGGCCGGGCGCTTCGCGAGACGCCCGCACGTGGGTGGGCACCCGTTCCCCGCAGGCCCGCGCCGTGGTGGGAAGGGGCCTTGGCATGGCTAGTCCACCTTCTGCAGGCGCGCCACGCTCAGGCGCTCCACAAGTCTGAGGTTCATCGAGATGCGCACCGTGTTGCCGTCGGTCTTGCCCTTGATGATGTTCGAGAGGCGCTGCACCGCCGTCGCCCCCATGCATTCCTTCGGAACCCCCATCGTCGTGAGGGGCGGATTGAAGAAGCTGCTGGTATAGATGTTATCAAACCCCATGACCGATACGTCTTCGGGCACGTGGATGCCATGGTCCTGGAGGGCGCGGATGCAGCCCGATGCGATGAGGTCGTTATCGGCGAACATGGCCCCCAAGCTCGCGCATAACCCCCTCACTCCCTCCGCTCCCGGAAGCCGTCGTCGAGCAGCCCCAGCAGGCCGTCGCCCGGCCCGGCCTCGCGCAGCAGCTCCTCGACGCGCTCGCGCTGCCTGACCCTCGCCCCCGTGCGCGCCCTCGGGCTCGCGACGCGGGGCTGCGGGCCGAACGAGGCCTCGAGCTCGGCGCGGGGGACGTGCGGGGCGGCCGCGACGTCGGCGGCGAGCGCGGACGCCGGCGCGGGGCCCCTGTGGCAGTACCTCCAGCTGAACTCGTCGCACACGCCCTGCAGCCTCGCCCGCGACAGCCCGTGGAAGGTGCCG contains:
- the lpdA gene encoding dihydrolipoyl dehydrogenase; this translates as MDRTGASRAATSGSRTVIVIGGGPGGYVAAIRAAQLGAAVTLIEREHIGGTCLNIGCIPTKCLLHSAELLCEIRDWGTEVGIDVDGARVNVPQLMAHKDSVVNQLTSGVAGLLRLHGVKVIEGEARFTGRREIELTRRDGSGETMGADDLVVASGSVNAVPPIPGLREVPACIDSTGALGLTRLPESMVVIGGGVIGVELACAYAAFGTRVDVVEALDHVLPMLDGDLTKIGIAHMRRMGIKLHLSCPVQRVEERAGGATVVCRDENAGQEVTFEAEKVLVAVGRAPNTASLDLAAGGIDNERGAIRVNDRMQTNVRGVYAIGDCVWGHARLAHTAMAMGEVAAETIMGLEARYDESTNPTCVYMEPEAASVGLTEEQCQERDIAYRAARFPLAGNGKALIENGGEGLVKIIAEPRYDQILGMHIIGPRATDLISEGALAIRLEATVDELVSTIHAHPTISEAVREASLSYFGRAIHVKS
- a CDS encoding DUF6506 family protein codes for the protein MKRAAFIFLAPQTDPSVHRGTVKTPTMDLDAIAVPTYAEAARVAKDLVDQGLGIIELCGGFGIRGTYVVKQAVGDRARIGVVRFDGHPGLDDRSGDELF
- a CDS encoding lipoate--protein ligase is translated as MPRPLPTTARACGERVPTHVRASREAPGHTSAAHACGPEGSCNDQERGAAMTGIIHYLETGSVDPDFNLAFEEHVLLSRRDATYLMLWQNDNTIVLGQNQNAEAEIDQRFVREHGIRVARRTTGGGAVYHDLGNLNYSFMADAGDASHLMLGRFTLPIVEALRGLGLGAHASGRNDIVVDGRKVSGTAQRLAGGRVLHHGTLLFDSDPSLIAGALRVDPQKFRAKRAQSVRGRIGNIRACLARRGCDMTLPEFWAYVRQALAGDGLVPDELDDGELDLVRRLQAEKYDSWEWVFGRSPAYDLRNRRWWNGGELEVRASITRERIADIRFFGDFLSLVPLGTLTDELVGCPYRRDAVREVLERQAIGALFGGITMEEVLSTVFPS
- a CDS encoding substrate-binding domain-containing protein — protein: MRGLCASLGAMFADNDLIASGCIRALQDHGIHVPEDVSVMGFDNIYTSSFFNPPLTTMGVPKECMGATAVQRLSNIIKGKTDGNTVRISMNLRLVERLSVARLQKVD